In Pseudanabaena yagii GIHE-NHR1, a genomic segment contains:
- a CDS encoding type II toxin-antitoxin system ParD family antitoxin, giving the protein MTTVNISVPDSMKAFIDEQVAKGGYSTTSEYIRQLLRQEAERVAQARLETLLLEGLDSGEAIEINDDWWQQKRIQLLERLRKK; this is encoded by the coding sequence ATGACTACAGTAAATATCTCTGTTCCTGATTCTATGAAGGCTTTTATAGATGAGCAGGTTGCTAAGGGTGGCTACAGTACTACGAGTGAATATATTCGGCAGTTGCTGCGTCAAGAGGCGGAGAGGGTTGCTCAAGCACGTTTGGAAACTTTGCTGTTAGAGGGTTTGGATAGTGGTGAGGCGATCGAGATTAATGATGATTGGTGGCAACAGAAACGGATTCAACTTCTAGAGAGACTTCGCAAAAAGTAA
- the mfd gene encoding transcription-repair coupling factor has translation MTFTAVLENIARSQIATKIGEKLKTAKSISLSGLSRLGKGLISTHLCQQQTKPLLIVTATVEEATRWALQLQSMSWRVYLYQPLDTFPYESAQIDLETVWTRIEILAELLAKPQHNLAIATTINALQPHLPSTQVFQKHSLYLNIGDSQSVKLLASALARLGYVEVKEVKESKQWSRKGFSFEVFPINRNLPVRLSCNRGTVEKIREFDPTNPKSFTDLSSIAIAPIDLHEFVTAHKATLLHYLPKNFIVAIDEPEQCQSYSDRWYEAADELYQNQSQADTPKLHWDFDKCVTEAKKFQMLQLTERSLKPKANIFDFASTPIPIVPHQFDQIASLIREYLKSEYQVTLISAQPLRVATLLKEYDCIANFVSDPDDLQSIARIQKAGKPVILKYSGLMEMQGFVLPSCKLALLTDRELFGQQLLASPTFVHPSRMNTAKSVNPDELNVGDYVVHRKYGIGKFTRFETIEVKGEKQPHYIVEFADGKTAVAIAQENEKILSRYRSASNKPPKLNSIANTKVWDNALSKCQKEIYKLASDLLQLYVRRANLVGYAFPPDTDWQQEMEDSFPYQLTPDQVKAVQDVKQDMESDRPMDRLVCGDVGFGKTEVAVRAIFKAVCAGKQVALLAPTTILAQQHFHTLQTRFAAYPFTVDIVNRFRPTKERKQVLQQVADGKVQVIVGTHQLLSKDVEFHDLSLLVIDEEQRFGTLQKEKIKAMKGNVDLLTLSATPIPRTLYAALSGVREMSVIATPPPSRRSIQTHLSTYDASLVKTAIRHELDRGGQVFYVVPRIEGIEAIADSLQAMLPNVRLAIAHGQMQESELEAAMVAFNNNEADILLCTTIIESGLDIPRVNTIVIEDAHRLGLAQLYQLRGRVGRAGIQAHAYLLYPPNLELTDSAKRKLDAIQEFSQLGSGYQLAMRDMEIRGFGDLLGEEQSGQADVIGFALYMDLLQEYINELRGKILPEVADTELQLPRLVAFIPDTYIEDNETKINAYLTLAKVKSKEEILKLAAVWESLYGALPEETQVLLRVMELKLVARKVGVFRIYASEDGRDLFLDSKLTDSLWELLHAKIPIEFYYRFSFEKGRIKITSLALLPGDKQVHFLIEWLGCFLN, from the coding sequence ATGACCTTTACAGCAGTCCTAGAGAATATCGCCCGATCGCAAATCGCCACAAAAATAGGCGAGAAACTCAAAACAGCCAAAAGCATATCCCTGTCAGGACTATCCCGCTTAGGCAAAGGACTGATTAGCACCCATCTATGTCAACAACAAACCAAACCATTACTCATCGTCACCGCCACCGTCGAAGAAGCCACCCGATGGGCTTTACAACTCCAATCAATGTCATGGCGCGTCTATCTATATCAACCCCTTGATACATTTCCCTACGAATCAGCGCAAATCGATTTAGAAACAGTTTGGACAAGGATTGAGATATTAGCAGAATTGCTTGCCAAACCACAGCATAACTTAGCGATCGCTACCACCATTAACGCGCTACAGCCCCATCTACCATCCACTCAAGTCTTCCAAAAACATAGCCTCTATCTCAATATCGGCGATTCGCAATCGGTTAAATTACTAGCTTCGGCTCTGGCAAGATTAGGATATGTGGAAGTCAAAGAAGTAAAGGAATCAAAACAATGGAGTCGCAAAGGATTTAGTTTTGAAGTGTTTCCAATTAATCGAAATCTTCCCGTTCGTCTAAGCTGTAATCGCGGTACTGTCGAGAAAATCAGAGAGTTTGATCCCACTAATCCCAAAAGCTTCACTGACCTATCCAGCATAGCGATCGCCCCTATCGATTTGCATGAGTTTGTTACTGCTCACAAAGCCACATTGCTGCATTACTTACCCAAGAACTTTATTGTCGCCATTGATGAACCCGAACAATGTCAGAGCTATAGCGATCGCTGGTATGAAGCAGCCGATGAACTTTATCAAAATCAATCGCAAGCCGATACACCGAAACTGCATTGGGACTTTGATAAGTGCGTGACTGAGGCAAAGAAGTTTCAAATGCTTCAACTTACCGAGCGATCGCTTAAACCCAAAGCCAATATTTTTGATTTTGCGAGTACTCCTATTCCCATAGTTCCCCATCAGTTTGACCAGATTGCTTCTCTCATTCGTGAATATCTCAAATCGGAATATCAAGTCACGCTGATTTCAGCGCAACCTTTGCGCGTGGCAACTTTACTCAAAGAGTATGACTGTATTGCTAACTTTGTCAGTGATCCTGATGATTTACAGTCAATTGCACGAATTCAGAAAGCTGGTAAACCAGTGATTTTAAAATATTCGGGACTGATGGAGATGCAAGGCTTTGTTTTGCCTAGTTGTAAGCTTGCGCTCTTGACCGATCGCGAATTATTCGGACAGCAATTATTAGCCTCACCAACTTTTGTCCATCCCTCACGGATGAATACGGCTAAGTCGGTTAATCCCGACGAGCTAAATGTTGGCGATTATGTCGTGCATCGTAAATATGGGATTGGCAAATTTACGCGCTTTGAAACCATCGAAGTGAAGGGAGAAAAGCAACCGCATTACATCGTTGAATTTGCTGATGGTAAGACTGCGGTGGCGATCGCGCAGGAGAATGAGAAGATCCTCTCCCGCTATCGCAGTGCTTCTAATAAGCCGCCTAAATTAAACAGCATCGCCAATACAAAGGTGTGGGATAACGCTCTCAGCAAATGCCAAAAGGAGATTTACAAGTTAGCAAGTGATTTACTGCAACTCTATGTCCGCCGCGCCAATTTAGTCGGCTATGCTTTTCCACCTGATACCGATTGGCAACAGGAAATGGAGGATTCTTTTCCCTATCAACTTACGCCCGATCAAGTCAAAGCTGTTCAAGATGTGAAGCAAGATATGGAAAGCGATCGCCCTATGGATCGGCTGGTTTGCGGTGATGTCGGCTTTGGCAAAACAGAGGTGGCGGTAAGAGCAATTTTTAAGGCGGTTTGTGCGGGTAAGCAAGTGGCTCTGTTAGCTCCGACGACGATTCTGGCGCAACAGCATTTTCATACGCTCCAAACTCGGTTTGCGGCTTATCCTTTCACAGTGGATATCGTGAATCGGTTTCGCCCTACTAAGGAGCGCAAACAGGTTTTGCAACAGGTTGCGGATGGTAAGGTTCAAGTCATTGTCGGTACGCATCAACTGTTGTCTAAGGATGTGGAGTTTCACGATTTGAGCTTGCTGGTGATTGATGAGGAACAACGCTTTGGGACTTTGCAGAAGGAGAAAATCAAGGCGATGAAGGGGAATGTGGATTTATTGACTTTGAGTGCTACGCCAATTCCGCGTACTCTCTATGCAGCGCTTTCTGGGGTGCGGGAAATGAGTGTGATTGCCACTCCTCCTCCCTCAAGGCGATCGATTCAAACCCATTTGTCTACTTACGATGCGTCACTGGTGAAAACAGCAATTCGGCATGAGTTAGACCGTGGTGGTCAGGTATTTTATGTTGTGCCGCGCATTGAGGGCATTGAGGCGATCGCTGATTCTTTGCAAGCGATGTTGCCAAATGTGAGATTAGCGATCGCCCATGGACAGATGCAGGAGTCGGAGTTAGAGGCGGCGATGGTTGCTTTTAATAACAATGAGGCGGATATCTTGCTCTGTACCACGATTATTGAGTCGGGTTTGGATATTCCGCGTGTGAATACGATTGTGATTGAGGATGCGCATAGGTTGGGTTTGGCGCAACTTTATCAATTGCGAGGTCGCGTTGGTCGGGCGGGGATTCAGGCTCATGCCTATTTGCTATATCCGCCTAATCTTGAATTGACAGATTCAGCGAAGAGGAAATTGGATGCGATTCAGGAATTTAGTCAGCTTGGTTCGGGTTATCAACTTGCCATGCGCGATATGGAGATTCGTGGGTTTGGGGATCTCTTGGGTGAGGAGCAGTCGGGTCAGGCGGATGTGATTGGCTTTGCGCTGTACATGGATTTGCTTCAGGAATATATTAATGAGTTACGGGGGAAGATTTTGCCTGAAGTTGCGGATACTGAGCTTCAGTTGCCGCGTTTGGTGGCTTTTATTCCTGACACTTACATAGAGGACAATGAGACGAAGATTAATGCTTATTTGACTTTGGCGAAGGTGAAGTCGAAGGAGGAGATTCTCAAGTTGGCTGCGGTTTGGGAGAGTCTGTATGGGGCTTTGCCTGAAGAAACTCAGGTGTTGCTTAGGGTTATGGAATTGAAGTTGGTGGCGCGAAAGGTTGGAGTGTTTCGCATTTATGCGTCAGAGGATGGGCGCGATCTGTTTCTGGACTCGAAGCTGACGGATTCGCTTTGGGAGTTGCTTCACGCAAAGATCCCGATTGAGTTCTATTATCGTTTCTCTTTCGAGAAGGGGAGAATCAAGATTACGAGTCTGGCTCTCCTTCCTGGGGATAAGCAGGTGCATTTCTTGATTGAGTGGTTGGGCTGTTTTTTAAATTGA
- a CDS encoding type II toxin-antitoxin system VapC family toxin, with protein MIVLLDSAPLGILSNPNSTPATLECRYWSERLVAKGYRLIVPEITDYEVRRELLRANKLAGIRRLDQLKNRLEYLPLTTATMQKAAEFWAEARQTGKPTASPDALDGDVILAAQASLIAESQGDRIVVVATTNVGHLERFVNAKYWQAIA; from the coding sequence ATGATTGTTTTACTTGACTCAGCCCCCCTCGGCATCCTATCAAACCCCAACTCCACCCCCGCTACCCTAGAATGCCGCTATTGGTCAGAGAGATTAGTTGCCAAGGGTTATAGATTAATTGTTCCTGAAATTACCGACTACGAAGTTAGGCGCGAATTACTAAGAGCCAACAAACTAGCAGGTATCAGGCGTTTAGATCAGCTAAAAAATCGCTTAGAGTATTTACCCCTGACCACAGCAACGATGCAAAAAGCTGCTGAATTTTGGGCAGAAGCGAGACAGACAGGTAAACCAACCGCCAGTCCAGACGCACTAGATGGCGATGTCATACTTGCCGCTCAAGCATCACTAATTGCAGAATCACAGGGTGATCGCATTGTCGTAGTAGCCACAACAAACGTAGGACATTTGGAAAGATTTGTAAACGCCAAATACTGGCAAGCGATCGCCTAA
- a CDS encoding type II toxin-antitoxin system RelE/ParE family toxin: protein MTRRILIRPMASVDLDEQFAYIAEDNFDAALNFFDAARQTFSQLAQLPSIGSIYDVKNPRLVGLRKWSVKGFNKHLIFYLDRNDCVEIVRIIHAARDVLQVLAEEDL from the coding sequence ATGACTAGAAGGATTTTAATTAGACCGATGGCTAGTGTTGACCTTGATGAGCAGTTTGCTTATATCGCTGAGGATAATTTTGATGCTGCTTTGAATTTTTTCGATGCTGCGAGACAGACTTTTTCACAGTTGGCGCAATTACCTAGCATTGGGAGTATTTACGATGTTAAAAATCCGCGTCTGGTTGGTTTGCGAAAGTGGTCAGTGAAGGGTTTTAATAAGCATCTCATTTTCTATTTAGATCGGAATGATTGCGTTGAAATTGTTAGGATTATTCATGCTGCAAGGGATGTTTTGCAGGTTTTAGCAGAAGAAGATTTATAA
- a CDS encoding type II toxin-antitoxin system PemK/MazF family toxin, whose protein sequence is MQESKIILTPIPQSNGAIKNRPALILRKMPKYQDLLVCGISTQLKQYIPNFDEIISPNDADFELSGLTSPSVIRLSFLTVIPNKNVIGAIGNISIERYQRLIANLAHYLTQNEHNL, encoded by the coding sequence ATGCAAGAAAGTAAAATTATTCTTACCCCTATTCCACAATCCAATGGAGCCATCAAAAATCGTCCTGCATTAATTCTCAGGAAAATGCCAAAATATCAAGACCTTTTAGTTTGTGGAATAAGCACCCAGCTAAAGCAATATATTCCCAATTTTGACGAAATCATTTCTCCTAATGATGCTGACTTTGAATTAAGCGGCTTAACTAGTCCTTCCGTTATCCGATTAAGCTTTCTAACCGTCATCCCTAATAAAAACGTAATTGGAGCGATCGGCAATATTTCAATAGAGAGGTATCAGCGCCTTATCGCAAACCTAGCCCACTATTTGACCCAAAATGAACACAACTTATAA
- a CDS encoding UvrD-helicase domain-containing protein, whose protein sequence is MDIAPPRDKLKRLRYHLEKLTEDNQLNNLDQQYQGLVAHLQEKISINRQTSHDISTESKKLEILPSTAVKLEASKLFGDKSDLRMEAGTFAPSEEHSTFLNDCMIASRQQLKDRVGEKQIRNVRECIDVFGDVSELWQLLKNREVSTYQDDYRNIIFIDSNNQRVRKAYGKIVEIHNENYLDVKIEVNFYPNYRLLNRNTGSSRSYKLYAKSDFIYKFQEINPPLSLQEVKTLQEVKDRKDKLEAYKKQREIESHKKQELRIKTNILLEDLENIFEQDFDSSDFFYNLKCSQYISFESYKTQKLDFLKRKKKEELLGNLEKLLIKYLFIEADELYQSQCKNYINLHEYETKKQPFLKEKKNLLLLELDRIFISSFREADIFYSHRCEKYICQEDYDIRKQKFVQSWIENNLDNKPDLEQTTAIGKVSSHVQVIARAGSGKTSTLVNRAIFLQKHCGVKPSEILILAFNKKAAQEIRNRLQQKLQNDTPYAMTFHALAYALVRPSRTLIYDETGGQQLQSHLIQSVIHDHLRNRVYQNRMRSLMIKKFKAAWKQIVKGEYTLTPQERLTYRRTNPQTGVDGVTYKSGGEKIIADFLFEHDIPFIYERNFWWGVGENRINYHPDFTIIKKVSNRKGIVIEYFGMQGDPNYDAQSERKRQYWQDQSNYFFLEINPSILKYGRKALETHLQESLRKIGLQFTRLSEEQLWAKIEKRAKNRFDQAMTNFIGRCRKKCWSPDRLSAEIAKRDFNPNSDIDNIEREFLHLAEDFYVAYLESLRQRNEEDFDGLMQESSQTVNDGKTVFANKDMHGDLRDIKYIMIDEYQDFSMLFDNLMTAIRNQNPEALFFCVGDDWQAINRFAGSDLYYYSNFTNIFKESHKLSVTTNYRSASQIVEIGNKLMINKGVTAKSFIELKGKIQLVDTAKFKMTTIEERDHKFNLNAIAIRLLYKLIKQGKEIILLSHYNDLQNAGYRIRIKDGVEYLDKRTEIEEFRKSILDKLKLTDEEKKRVDISTTHKYKGKEKQVVIVLDADRYGNIHPDFIFNRIFGDDVDDIFEDERRLFYVALTRAKEELFIITDSFNLSPFITGLNETMCLKEISWEDYPVPESEDRYVIVKVENQQGKGTNGTYNISESLNAYSYEYRSDSVCWVKIETSKRFLAKDSRLQFILQSDWSCQANGIEVNFYNEQEKILASYLANNGRWTCNFDHFNQSNPDEYDYTDVPF, encoded by the coding sequence GTGGATATAGCTCCCCCTAGAGATAAGCTAAAGCGTTTGAGATATCATCTCGAAAAACTTACTGAGGATAACCAATTAAATAATTTAGATCAGCAATATCAGGGTTTGGTAGCACATTTACAAGAAAAAATTTCCATAAATCGCCAGACATCCCATGACATTAGTACAGAATCAAAAAAATTAGAAATATTGCCATCTACGGCGGTTAAATTAGAAGCTAGTAAATTATTTGGCGATAAATCTGACTTGAGAATGGAAGCTGGCACATTTGCCCCATCTGAAGAACATTCCACGTTTTTGAATGATTGCATGATTGCTTCGCGCCAGCAGTTAAAGGATAGAGTTGGAGAAAAACAAATTAGAAACGTTCGAGAATGTATAGATGTTTTTGGTGATGTCAGCGAACTTTGGCAATTGCTCAAAAACAGGGAGGTATCCACTTACCAAGATGATTATAGAAATATAATCTTTATTGATTCAAATAACCAAAGAGTCCGAAAAGCTTATGGCAAAATAGTTGAAATTCACAATGAAAATTATTTGGATGTAAAAATCGAAGTCAATTTCTATCCAAATTATAGATTACTAAATCGCAATACAGGTTCTAGTCGATCCTATAAATTATATGCAAAATCCGACTTTATTTATAAATTTCAAGAAATAAATCCTCCACTATCTCTTCAAGAAGTTAAGACACTTCAAGAAGTTAAAGATAGGAAAGATAAATTGGAAGCTTACAAAAAACAAAGAGAAATTGAATCTCATAAAAAGCAAGAATTAAGAATAAAAACAAATATTCTGTTGGAAGATTTAGAGAATATTTTTGAGCAGGATTTTGATAGTTCTGATTTCTTTTACAATCTCAAATGCTCACAATACATCTCATTTGAAAGTTACAAAACACAAAAATTAGATTTTTTAAAAAGAAAAAAGAAAGAAGAGTTGCTAGGAAATCTAGAAAAACTACTCATAAAGTATCTTTTTATTGAAGCTGATGAATTGTATCAATCACAATGCAAGAATTATATCAATTTGCATGAGTATGAAACAAAAAAACAGCCTTTTTTAAAGGAAAAGAAAAATTTATTGCTTTTAGAACTAGATAGAATTTTTATATCCTCTTTTAGAGAAGCAGATATTTTTTATTCTCACAGATGTGAAAAGTATATCTGTCAAGAAGATTATGATATAAGGAAGCAAAAATTTGTGCAATCTTGGATAGAGAATAATCTAGATAATAAACCTGATTTAGAACAAACTACAGCTATTGGAAAGGTTAGTAGCCATGTTCAAGTAATTGCAAGGGCAGGAAGTGGCAAAACTTCTACATTGGTTAATCGCGCCATATTTTTGCAGAAACACTGTGGTGTCAAGCCATCTGAAATTTTAATACTAGCCTTCAACAAAAAAGCTGCCCAAGAAATTAGGAATAGGCTGCAACAAAAGTTACAGAATGATACTCCATATGCAATGACTTTTCATGCACTGGCTTATGCTTTAGTACGTCCTAGTAGAACATTAATTTATGACGAAACAGGTGGACAGCAACTACAAAGCCATCTTATACAGTCTGTGATTCACGATCACTTGAGAAATCGAGTATATCAGAATCGAATGAGGTCTTTAATGATCAAAAAATTTAAAGCGGCGTGGAAACAAATTGTCAAAGGGGAATACACTCTAACGCCACAAGAAAGACTTACTTACAGACGGACTAATCCTCAAACTGGTGTTGATGGAGTTACCTATAAATCGGGTGGGGAGAAAATCATAGCTGATTTTCTATTTGAGCATGACATTCCATTTATATATGAGCGTAACTTTTGGTGGGGAGTCGGAGAAAATCGTATTAATTATCATCCCGATTTTACTATCATTAAAAAAGTAAGCAATAGAAAAGGAATTGTGATTGAATATTTTGGAATGCAAGGCGATCCTAACTATGACGCACAATCTGAGCGCAAGCGTCAATATTGGCAAGATCAGTCTAATTATTTTTTCCTTGAAATCAATCCATCGATTCTTAAATATGGGCGAAAGGCACTAGAAACTCATTTACAGGAATCTCTTAGAAAAATAGGTCTTCAGTTTACCCGACTTAGTGAAGAACAACTATGGGCAAAAATTGAAAAAAGAGCTAAAAATAGATTTGATCAGGCAATGACTAACTTTATTGGTCGTTGTCGCAAAAAATGCTGGAGTCCAGATCGGCTAAGTGCTGAAATTGCTAAACGAGATTTCAATCCTAATTCGGACATTGATAATATTGAACGTGAATTTTTACATCTTGCTGAAGATTTTTATGTTGCTTACTTAGAATCACTTCGACAAAGAAATGAAGAAGATTTTGACGGATTAATGCAAGAAAGTTCGCAAACAGTAAATGATGGTAAAACTGTATTTGCTAATAAAGATATGCATGGTGATTTACGAGATATAAAATACATAATGATTGATGAGTATCAAGATTTTTCAATGTTGTTTGATAATCTAATGACGGCGATTAGAAATCAAAATCCTGAGGCACTATTTTTCTGTGTGGGTGACGATTGGCAAGCGATTAATAGATTTGCTGGATCTGACTTGTACTACTATTCAAACTTTACAAACATATTTAAAGAATCACACAAACTTTCCGTTACCACTAATTACCGATCAGCTTCTCAAATTGTCGAAATCGGCAATAAATTGATGATAAATAAAGGAGTTACAGCTAAGTCATTTATTGAATTAAAAGGCAAAATACAATTAGTTGATACTGCTAAATTTAAAATGACAACAATTGAAGAGAGAGATCATAAATTCAACTTAAATGCAATTGCCATTAGACTCTTATATAAACTAATTAAACAAGGAAAAGAAATAATCTTACTCAGTCACTATAATGACTTACAAAATGCAGGTTATAGAATTAGAATTAAAGATGGTGTCGAATACTTAGATAAACGCACTGAGATTGAAGAATTTCGTAAATCTATATTAGATAAATTGAAACTTACTGATGAAGAGAAAAAACGAGTAGATATCTCTACAACTCATAAATACAAAGGTAAAGAAAAGCAAGTAGTTATAGTTTTAGATGCTGATAGATATGGAAACATACACCCTGATTTTATCTTTAACCGTATCTTTGGTGACGATGTAGATGACATTTTTGAAGATGAAAGACGCTTATTTTATGTTGCACTTACCAGAGCTAAAGAAGAGTTATTTATAATTACTGATAGTTTTAATCTGTCACCTTTCATTACAGGACTAAACGAAACAATGTGCTTAAAGGAAATAAGCTGGGAAGATTATCCTGTTCCTGAAAGTGAAGATCGTTATGTCATTGTCAAAGTTGAAAATCAGCAAGGAAAGGGAACAAATGGAACATATAACATAAGTGAATCACTCAATGCTTATAGTTATGAGTATAGAAGTGATTCAGTATGCTGGGTTAAGATTGAAACTAGTAAAAGATTTCTAGCTAAAGATTCAAGATTACAGTTTATTCTCCAATCTGATTGGTCTTGTCAAGCAAATGGAATAGAGGTTAATTTTTATAATGAGCAAGAAAAAATTCTAGCTTCATATTTAGCTAACAATGGCAGGTGGACTTGTAACTTTGATCACTTTAACCAATCAAATCCCGATGAGTATGACTATACCGATGTTCCATTTTGA
- a CDS encoding XisI protein, whose protein sequence is MATTDNTLDSWRKTLETLLQYYADLPYRYGNVSAYVVVSRDRNHFMLMREGWENSRRVHGCVVHAEIRNDKIWIHYDGIEDGITDELVAAGVPKDHIVLAFHPPQVREHTGYALA, encoded by the coding sequence ATGGCAACCACAGATAACACCCTAGACTCATGGCGCAAAACCCTAGAAACTTTGCTCCAGTACTATGCCGATCTTCCCTATCGCTATGGCAACGTGAGTGCTTACGTTGTTGTTAGTCGCGATCGCAACCACTTCATGCTGATGCGCGAAGGATGGGAAAATAGTCGGAGAGTACATGGATGTGTTGTTCATGCCGAAATTCGTAACGACAAAATCTGGATTCACTATGATGGTATTGAAGATGGCATTACTGATGAACTAGTTGCAGCAGGAGTTCCCAAGGATCATATTGTCTTAGCTTTTCATCCGCCTCAAGTGAGAGAGCATACTGGATATGCTTTGGCATAA
- a CDS encoding type II toxin-antitoxin system VapC family toxin: protein MKIIFGDTCYWIALLFSKDQWHKKAMICSQIYADDKIVTTDGVIDEVLNYASIRGSLMRQKSLAMCTQMLREPSIQVVSYTPELRKLGFALYENRPDKGYSLTDCISMVVMRENNILEVLTADRHFHQEGFAILF, encoded by the coding sequence ATGAAAATAATCTTTGGTGATACCTGCTATTGGATAGCTTTGCTTTTCTCAAAAGACCAATGGCATAAGAAAGCGATGATATGTTCGCAAATATACGCGGATGACAAAATCGTAACAACGGATGGCGTAATTGATGAAGTTCTAAACTATGCTTCTATTCGGGGTAGTTTGATGAGACAGAAATCTCTGGCGATGTGTACGCAAATGTTGCGAGAGCCAAGTATCCAAGTTGTTAGTTATACTCCCGAATTACGAAAGTTAGGATTTGCACTCTACGAAAACCGACCAGATAAGGGTTATAGTTTAACTGATTGTATCTCAATGGTAGTCATGCGGGAAAATAATATTCTTGAAGTCCTGACTGCCGATCGCCACTTTCATCAAGAAGGATTTGCAATTCTTTTCTAG